A section of the Acidobacterium capsulatum ATCC 51196 genome encodes:
- a CDS encoding (2Fe-2S)-binding protein, which translates to MNSRDTRDALIEAAAQPSPETTPSSTSGTESSPPLFGRFSRRSFMASLGAAGVVAGASSLAAVAVAQQEKPAGASEDDSAVTGAVPVVLNINGRDHHVMLEPRVVLLHALRDHLGMPGTKIGCDHGQCGACTVHVNGRRVNSCLTLAIMHQGDRITTIEGLAQNGKLHPVQQAFLDHDGFQCGYCTAGQIMSAAALLHEPIGQDDDSVRAAMSGNICRCGAYNNIVDAVQQARKQV; encoded by the coding sequence ATGAATTCTCGAGATACACGAGACGCATTAATCGAAGCCGCCGCACAGCCTTCGCCGGAAACCACGCCATCATCCACTTCCGGCACTGAATCCAGCCCCCCGCTCTTTGGCAGATTCTCCCGCCGCTCGTTCATGGCCTCGCTCGGCGCGGCCGGCGTGGTCGCCGGCGCCTCGTCGCTCGCTGCCGTCGCCGTCGCGCAGCAGGAAAAGCCCGCTGGAGCCTCTGAAGACGATTCCGCCGTGACCGGCGCGGTTCCCGTCGTGCTCAATATCAATGGACGCGACCACCACGTCATGCTCGAGCCCCGCGTTGTCCTGCTCCATGCCCTGCGCGATCACCTCGGCATGCCCGGCACCAAGATCGGCTGCGACCATGGCCAGTGCGGAGCCTGCACCGTCCACGTCAATGGCCGCCGCGTCAACTCCTGCCTCACGCTCGCCATCATGCATCAGGGCGACCGCATCACCACCATCGAGGGGCTGGCGCAGAACGGCAAGCTCCATCCCGTCCAGCAGGCCTTCCTTGATCACGACGGCTTCCAGTGCGGCTACTGCACCGCCGGGCAAATCATGTCCGCCGCGGCGCTGCTGCACGAGCCCATTGGCCAGGACGACGACTCCGTGCGCGCCGCCATGAGCGGCAACATCTGCCGCTGCGGCGCTTACAACAACATTGTCGATGCCGTGCAACAGGCAAGGAAGCAGGTTTAG
- a CDS encoding FAD binding domain-containing protein: protein MQAFRYTKSTTVDAAVQAHGTYVAGGTTLIDLMKLNVETPASLVDINPLPLAKVEAQPGGGLRIGAMVRNSDLANDEQVRKHYAVLSEALLSGASPQLRNMATTGGNLLQRTRCYYFRDTSYACNKREPGSGCSALDGYNRIHAVLGGSEHCVAVMPSDMAVAMMALEATIHTSGSQGERKIPIREFYVLPGDTPQRENTLLPGELITHVTLAPLPAGTRSYYLKLRDRAQYEFALASVAAVTTMKGGRIERVRVAMGGVGTQPWYAPEVEKALEGKQATPENFHRAAEAALAHARPLKDNGFKIELAKRAIVRALHVTTEMA from the coding sequence ATGCAAGCATTCCGCTACACCAAGTCCACGACCGTCGATGCTGCTGTTCAGGCCCATGGCACTTATGTCGCCGGCGGCACCACGCTCATCGACCTGATGAAGCTCAATGTCGAGACGCCCGCCTCGCTCGTCGACATCAACCCTCTGCCGCTCGCCAAAGTTGAGGCCCAGCCCGGCGGAGGCCTGCGCATCGGCGCCATGGTCCGCAACAGCGATCTGGCCAATGACGAGCAGGTCAGGAAGCATTACGCCGTGCTCTCTGAGGCGCTGCTCTCCGGCGCTTCGCCGCAGTTGCGCAACATGGCCACCACCGGCGGCAACCTGCTCCAGCGCACCCGCTGCTACTACTTCCGTGACACCAGCTACGCCTGCAACAAGCGCGAGCCCGGCAGCGGCTGCTCCGCTCTTGACGGCTACAACCGCATCCACGCCGTGCTCGGCGGCAGTGAACACTGCGTCGCCGTCATGCCTTCAGACATGGCTGTGGCCATGATGGCCCTCGAAGCCACCATCCATACCAGCGGCAGCCAGGGTGAGCGCAAGATTCCCATCCGCGAGTTTTACGTCCTGCCCGGCGATACGCCCCAGCGCGAAAACACCCTGCTGCCCGGCGAACTCATCACGCACGTCACGCTCGCTCCGCTGCCTGCCGGCACCCGGTCTTACTACCTCAAGCTGCGCGACCGCGCCCAGTATGAATTCGCGCTGGCCTCCGTCGCCGCCGTCACCACCATGAAGGGTGGGCGCATCGAGCGCGTCCGCGTTGCCATGGGCGGAGTCGGCACCCAGCCCTGGTACGCCCCTGAAGTGGAAAAGGCTCTGGAGGGCAAGCAGGCGACGCCGGAAAATTTCCATCGCGCCGCCGAAGCCGCCCTGGCCCATGCCAGGCCGCTCAAGGACAACGGATTCAAGATCGAGCTGGCAAAGCGTGCCATCGTGCGCGCTCTCCACGTCACCACAGAAATGGCCTGA
- a CDS encoding xanthine dehydrogenase family protein molybdopterin-binding subunit, whose translation MATDLFNAPIGQPVTRIEGFHKVTGTAPYALDFLPDNVAHAVGVFSTIGKGRIASIDTSKAESMPGVLAVLHHGNIGPIYRSAERLQPNSHASESRPPLSDDRVYYFGQFVAVVVANTFEQATAAAAHVHVKYDVEKPATMPSEAPMPAGNARAQYARGDAASAFSSAPVQIEGFYSTPTEMHNPMEMHATTAVWKGDKVTLYETTQGVMNHQGVSSEMLGIPIDRVEVICYFCGGGFGGKLFPWPQSALAAVAARQLGRPVKIFVPRDMMFTTVGHRPTTQQHLRVGATHDGKLLSIEHNVVQPTSMLDSFMEYCIGVTGMLYSCKNIATKQDVIPLNIGTPTPMRGPGTTPGLYALESAMDDLAIKLNMDPLELRLKNYAEIDESSNKPYSGKHLRECYQAGAEKFGWSKRDPRVGSMRNGSEILGWGMATSTWEAGRGSADVRVRLMEDGRVRVSSGTQDPGTGTYTVMAQVAAERLGIPMHRIHVVIGKSNLPPGPMSGGSTATASVIPAVAKACDEAMNAVLRAADNAPDLGIHDPESATGNVNHSKPILKMTNGYVHAADAKPETGKPFGDVLQALNLAALEGEASTHPNPEMRKYSGHCFGAQFVEVGWDPGIARLRVNRIVTVMDVGRVINKKTARNQVLGGVTWGIGMGAFEETIYDPRNAKPLNNNFADYLVPTNADVPKTEVIFVEYPDYHLNEFGARGVGEIGLTGVASALTMAVYHATGIRVRRLPIRIEDLLPSKVGLAKDYV comes from the coding sequence ATGGCGACTGACTTATTCAACGCACCCATCGGACAACCCGTAACCCGCATTGAGGGCTTTCATAAGGTCACGGGCACGGCACCCTACGCGCTCGACTTCCTGCCAGACAACGTGGCGCACGCCGTCGGCGTCTTCAGCACCATCGGCAAGGGCCGCATCGCAAGCATTGACACCAGCAAGGCGGAGTCCATGCCCGGCGTGCTGGCCGTCCTCCATCACGGCAACATCGGCCCCATCTACCGTTCGGCCGAGCGTCTGCAGCCCAACAGCCACGCCAGTGAGAGCCGCCCGCCGCTCTCTGACGACCGCGTCTACTACTTCGGCCAATTTGTCGCCGTCGTAGTGGCAAATACCTTTGAGCAGGCCACCGCTGCCGCCGCGCACGTTCACGTCAAGTACGACGTGGAAAAGCCGGCCACCATGCCCAGCGAAGCGCCCATGCCCGCCGGCAACGCCCGCGCCCAATATGCGCGCGGCGACGCGGCCAGCGCTTTCTCTTCCGCTCCCGTGCAGATCGAGGGCTTCTACAGCACGCCCACTGAAATGCACAATCCCATGGAGATGCACGCCACCACCGCCGTCTGGAAGGGCGACAAAGTCACCCTCTATGAGACGACACAGGGCGTCATGAATCATCAGGGCGTCTCCTCCGAGATGCTCGGCATCCCCATCGATCGCGTCGAGGTCATCTGCTACTTCTGCGGGGGCGGATTCGGCGGCAAGCTCTTTCCCTGGCCGCAGTCCGCCCTGGCCGCCGTTGCCGCGCGCCAGCTCGGCCGCCCCGTCAAAATCTTTGTCCCGCGCGACATGATGTTCACCACCGTGGGCCACCGCCCCACCACGCAGCAGCATCTGCGCGTCGGCGCAACCCATGACGGCAAGCTGCTCTCCATCGAGCACAACGTCGTGCAGCCCACCTCCATGCTCGACAGCTTTATGGAGTACTGCATCGGCGTCACCGGCATGCTCTATAGCTGCAAAAACATCGCCACGAAGCAGGACGTTATCCCGCTCAACATTGGCACGCCCACGCCCATGCGCGGCCCCGGCACCACACCCGGCCTCTACGCGCTCGAGTCCGCCATGGACGATCTGGCCATCAAGCTCAACATGGACCCGCTCGAACTCCGCCTCAAGAACTACGCCGAGATCGACGAAAGCTCCAACAAGCCCTACTCCGGCAAGCATCTGCGCGAGTGCTATCAGGCCGGCGCGGAAAAATTCGGCTGGTCCAAACGCGATCCTCGCGTCGGCTCCATGCGCAACGGCAGCGAAATCCTCGGCTGGGGCATGGCCACTTCCACTTGGGAAGCAGGCCGCGGGTCGGCGGACGTGCGCGTGCGCCTCATGGAAGATGGCCGCGTCCGTGTCTCCAGCGGTACGCAGGACCCCGGCACCGGCACCTACACCGTCATGGCGCAGGTTGCCGCCGAGCGTCTCGGCATCCCGATGCATCGCATCCACGTTGTCATCGGCAAAAGCAATCTGCCGCCCGGTCCCATGTCCGGCGGTTCTACGGCCACGGCTTCGGTGATTCCCGCCGTCGCCAAGGCGTGCGATGAGGCCATGAACGCCGTGCTCCGCGCGGCAGACAACGCGCCCGATCTCGGCATTCACGATCCCGAAAGCGCCACCGGCAACGTCAATCACAGCAAGCCCATCCTCAAAATGACCAATGGCTATGTTCACGCCGCCGATGCAAAGCCCGAGACCGGCAAGCCGTTCGGCGATGTCTTGCAGGCTCTGAACCTTGCGGCTCTTGAGGGCGAAGCCTCCACCCATCCCAATCCCGAGATGCGCAAATACTCCGGCCATTGCTTCGGCGCGCAGTTCGTCGAGGTCGGCTGGGACCCCGGCATCGCCCGTCTCCGCGTCAACCGCATCGTCACCGTCATGGATGTGGGCCGCGTCATCAACAAGAAAACGGCGCGCAACCAGGTCCTCGGGGGCGTCACCTGGGGCATCGGCATGGGCGCGTTTGAAGAGACCATCTACGATCCGCGCAACGCCAAGCCGCTCAACAACAACTTTGCGGATTATCTCGTTCCCACCAATGCGGACGTGCCCAAAACCGAGGTCATCTTCGTCGAATACCCTGACTACCACCTCAACGAATTCGGCGCGCGCGGCGTCGGCGAAATCGGCCTGACCGGTGTCGCCTCCGCGCTCACCATGGCTGTCTATCACGCCACCGGCATTCGCGTTCGCCGCCTGCCCATCCGCATCGAAGACCTGCTGCCCTCCAAAGTCGGCCTCGCGAAGGACTATGTCTGA
- a CDS encoding XdhC family protein, protein MSELRQILDLARLAQSRGEEVCLVTVVGVEGSSYRKPGARMLLTRGGQRAGTISGGCLEAEVSKKAWWLTAEGASIQRYTSFFDEDSGIPFGLGCGGTILLLLERGQPALATLEALRRTLEHDEPAVALISIAEQNPGTRCIVSASGQVLFGDPALAPLAAQTLRNGTHTTLLPASESTPASGATPLFCERITPPPALWIFGAGDDAQPLAEFAHKLGWRITVADGRSHLARPERFPLARQVLTLTPETPLSLKPADAAVLMTHSYEQDHALLARLLPLPLAYLGVLGPRRRTRHIVKSLTQPAQNRLGVTAEEAMARLHAPVGLGLPGHTPAAIALSIAAEIHSVFAAPAAPECVASPAPAHAF, encoded by the coding sequence ATGTCTGAGCTGCGCCAGATTCTCGACCTCGCTCGCCTCGCGCAATCGCGAGGCGAAGAGGTCTGTCTCGTCACCGTCGTCGGCGTCGAGGGCTCGTCCTATCGCAAGCCCGGCGCGCGCATGCTGCTCACCCGCGGCGGCCAGCGCGCCGGCACCATCAGCGGCGGCTGCCTCGAAGCCGAAGTCAGCAAAAAAGCCTGGTGGCTCACCGCCGAGGGCGCATCCATCCAGCGCTACACCAGCTTTTTTGATGAAGACTCCGGCATCCCCTTCGGCCTCGGTTGCGGTGGAACCATCCTGCTCCTGCTCGAACGCGGCCAGCCCGCCCTCGCCACGCTCGAAGCTCTGCGCCGCACCCTCGAGCACGACGAGCCGGCCGTTGCCCTCATCTCCATCGCCGAGCAAAATCCCGGCACCCGATGCATCGTTTCTGCTTCCGGCCAAGTGCTCTTCGGCGATCCTGCTCTCGCGCCGCTCGCGGCCCAAACCCTCCGCAACGGCACCCACACCACTCTGCTGCCAGCCTCCGAATCCACGCCCGCATCCGGGGCCACGCCGCTCTTCTGCGAGCGCATCACCCCTCCGCCCGCACTCTGGATCTTCGGTGCCGGCGACGATGCGCAGCCCCTGGCCGAGTTCGCCCATAAGTTAGGCTGGCGCATCACCGTCGCCGATGGCCGCTCCCATCTCGCCCGGCCTGAGCGCTTTCCGCTCGCCCGCCAGGTGCTCACCCTCACGCCAGAAACACCCCTCTCGCTCAAGCCCGCCGACGCCGCCGTGCTCATGACGCACAGCTATGAGCAGGATCACGCCCTGCTCGCCCGCCTCCTGCCGCTGCCGCTGGCCTATCTCGGCGTCCTTGGGCCCCGCCGCCGCACCCGGCATATCGTCAAAAGCCTCACCCAGCCCGCGCAAAACCGGCTCGGCGTCACCGCTGAAGAAGCCATGGCCCGGCTCCACGCTCCCGTCGGCCTCGGCCTGCCCGGCCACACGCCCGCGGCCATCGCGCTCTCCATCGCCGCCGAGATCCATTCCGTCTTCGCCGCCCCTGCTGCTCCGGAATGCGTCGCGTCCCCCGCGCCCGCTCATGCCTTCTAG
- a CDS encoding nucleotidyltransferase family protein: MPSSAPGAAILLAAGSSSRLGQPKQLVRHEGQSLLRRTASMALASDASSVIVVLGNSASRLRPELAGLPVSIVENQDWPSGMAGSLRCGLAQLLLQAPETPAALLMVCDQPHLQATHLRQLWQQHQASNQVVAAQQADGQPGVPAIFPARCFPQLAALQGDQGARALLRQLPPSELHILPMPEAVADLDTPADLARLRSQALNEQS, translated from the coding sequence ATGCCTTCTAGTGCGCCCGGCGCGGCCATCCTTCTGGCCGCCGGCTCTTCCTCCCGTCTCGGTCAGCCCAAGCAGTTGGTCCGGCATGAAGGGCAGTCGCTCCTGCGCCGCACAGCTTCCATGGCCCTTGCCTCTGATGCTTCTTCAGTTATTGTTGTTTTAGGTAACTCAGCCTCGCGGCTACGGCCCGAGCTGGCAGGCCTGCCCGTCTCCATCGTCGAGAATCAGGACTGGCCTTCCGGCATGGCCGGCTCGCTCCGCTGCGGCCTGGCGCAGCTTCTGCTCCAGGCTCCCGAAACACCCGCGGCGCTGCTCATGGTCTGCGATCAGCCCCATCTCCAGGCCACTCATCTGCGGCAGCTATGGCAGCAGCATCAGGCTTCGAATCAGGTAGTTGCCGCCCAGCAGGCCGACGGCCAACCCGGAGTTCCCGCCATCTTCCCCGCCCGCTGCTTCCCCCAACTCGCAGCCCTTCAGGGCGACCAGGGAGCGCGCGCGCTCCTCCGCCAGCTCCCACCCTCTGAGCTTCACATCCTGCCCATGCCCGAAGCCGTTGCCGATCTCGACACTCCCGCCGACCTGGCCCGGCTGCGCTCCCAGGCCCTCAATGAGCAGAGTTAA
- a CDS encoding GvpL/GvpF family gas vesicle protein: protein MAWYAYCVTEKQSFPELLRHRKPIPLESVAGIQGNQIFLYPASDLAVIVSEHSPQENLNQKAAVDHARVIAECFKVSTVLPFRFGTVFGDDEALRKSIRSNHRQFSTNIERLRGKTEMHLKVMLEDCGRDGAYRPCADAHAVGKAYLANLRETATLQRERQTKARSVSVQMHRMFTPLDEEVSCRRVDEGKMLLDIAHLIDTRNVERYQNKYSSASQLMKDCHMQLSGPWPPYHFVHRLSRSSSTLPA from the coding sequence ATGGCATGGTATGCCTATTGTGTTACAGAAAAACAATCCTTTCCTGAGTTGCTTCGCCACCGAAAACCAATTCCGTTGGAATCCGTGGCCGGCATTCAGGGCAATCAAATCTTCCTTTATCCCGCCAGTGATCTCGCAGTAATCGTCAGTGAACATTCCCCGCAGGAAAACCTCAATCAGAAGGCCGCTGTAGACCACGCCCGCGTCATTGCGGAGTGCTTCAAAGTCTCCACCGTCCTCCCCTTCCGCTTCGGCACCGTCTTCGGTGATGACGAAGCCCTTCGCAAGTCCATCCGTTCCAACCACCGTCAATTCTCAACCAACATCGAACGCCTCCGCGGCAAGACCGAGATGCACCTCAAAGTGATGCTCGAGGATTGCGGCCGCGATGGTGCCTATCGCCCCTGCGCCGATGCGCATGCGGTCGGCAAGGCCTACCTCGCCAATTTGCGTGAGACTGCCACGTTGCAGCGCGAACGCCAGACCAAGGCGCGCTCCGTCTCCGTGCAAATGCATCGCATGTTTACTCCGCTCGACGAAGAAGTCAGTTGCCGGCGGGTAGACGAGGGAAAGATGCTGCTCGATATCGCCCATCTCATCGATACGCGCAATGTTGAGCGTTATCAGAACAAATATTCGAGTGCCAGCCAGCTCATGAAGGACTGCCACATGCAGCTCTCCGGGCCATGGCCGCCGTACCATTTCGTGCATCGCCTTTCGCGCAGCAGCTCCACGCTGCCGGCCTAG
- a CDS encoding class I SAM-dependent rRNA methyltransferase gives MSSSQKSRPAQSPYSARTQQNPAPRPSAKSPAPAPAPAPQIPAPQLPTHPGITISRRAADRLLAGHVWVYRSEVEAISPAERPAGLAPVYDRRGTLFGTALFNPDSEITLRLLAAEELPDEAAFLALLQQRLRRAIGRRKAQLAAGHSACRLVFSEADALPGIIADKYGDLIILQLASKVLDTAAVRAAIVAVLVAELAPATILERPSPRIRELEQLSAPPSAVLYAQGDPLTHSTFALNGLLFRFDAEAGQKTGAFLDQRENYAAAARHAHGQALDICTYQGGFALHLAQVCPRVTGVDISRAALEVAELNLAANYSALAASEVDWIEANAFDLLRDWSDAGNAYDTIVLDPPAFAKSKRALEGALRGYKELNLRALKMLRPGGVLVTHSCSHHVSLADFTEVVRAAAADARRRVRLLERRGAASDHPVILNIPETEYLKCLILEVD, from the coding sequence ATGTCTTCTTCGCAAAAATCCCGCCCCGCCCAGTCCCCCTACAGCGCCCGCACGCAGCAGAATCCCGCCCCGCGCCCGTCCGCGAAATCTCCCGCGCCTGCTCCCGCCCCCGCTCCGCAGATCCCGGCGCCGCAGCTCCCCACGCACCCCGGCATCACCATCTCGCGCCGCGCGGCAGACCGCCTGCTCGCCGGCCACGTCTGGGTCTATCGCTCTGAGGTCGAGGCCATCTCTCCCGCGGAGCGCCCCGCCGGTCTCGCCCCTGTCTATGACCGCCGCGGCACCCTCTTCGGCACCGCGCTCTTCAATCCTGATTCCGAAATCACCCTCCGCCTCCTCGCGGCAGAAGAACTCCCCGATGAAGCCGCCTTCCTGGCCCTCCTCCAGCAGCGCCTGCGCCGCGCCATCGGCCGCCGCAAGGCCCAGCTCGCAGCCGGGCATTCCGCCTGCCGCCTCGTCTTCAGCGAGGCCGACGCGCTGCCCGGCATCATCGCAGACAAATACGGCGACCTCATCATCCTCCAGCTCGCCAGCAAGGTCCTTGATACCGCCGCCGTGCGCGCGGCCATCGTCGCCGTGCTGGTCGCCGAACTCGCCCCCGCCACCATTCTCGAGCGCCCCAGCCCCCGCATCCGCGAGCTGGAGCAGCTCAGCGCCCCGCCCAGCGCCGTCCTCTACGCGCAGGGCGATCCGCTCACGCACTCCACCTTTGCCTTGAATGGCCTGCTCTTCCGCTTCGACGCCGAGGCAGGGCAAAAGACCGGGGCCTTCCTCGACCAGCGCGAAAACTACGCCGCCGCCGCCCGCCATGCCCACGGCCAGGCCCTCGACATCTGCACCTACCAGGGCGGATTCGCCCTGCACCTCGCCCAGGTCTGCCCCCGCGTCACCGGCGTGGACATCTCCCGCGCCGCCCTCGAGGTCGCCGAGCTCAATCTCGCCGCCAACTACTCGGCTCTCGCCGCCAGCGAAGTCGACTGGATCGAAGCCAATGCCTTCGACCTGCTCCGCGACTGGAGCGACGCCGGCAACGCCTACGACACCATCGTGCTCGACCCTCCCGCCTTCGCCAAGTCAAAGCGCGCTCTGGAAGGTGCCCTGCGCGGCTACAAAGAGCTCAACCTCCGCGCTCTCAAAATGCTGCGCCCCGGCGGAGTCCTCGTCACCCACTCCTGCTCCCATCACGTCTCTCTGGCCGACTTCACTGAGGTCGTCCGCGCCGCCGCCGCCGATGCCCGCCGCCGCGTCCGCCTGCTCGAGCGCCGCGGAGCCGCCAGCGACCACCCCGTCATCCTCAACATTCCGGAAACCGAATACCTGAAGTGCCTCATCCTCGAAGTGGATTGA